One part of the Anaerolineales bacterium genome encodes these proteins:
- the murC gene encoding UDP-N-acetylmuramate--L-alanine ligase translates to MSQSTHFIGIGGTGLSAIARVLLERGEHISGSDREASPLGELLSQAGVKVSIGHAAANINGATRVVRSSAVGEDNVEVQAARAKGIPVYKRSEFLEHLLADQQVIAVAGSHGKTTTTAMLAWLLTALNQRPGYIIGSLAANLGANAAAGGGRLFVIEADEYDYMFLGLRPRYALVTNVEHDHPDMFATPADFQAAFERFVDRLQPDGELIACADDAGAAALLAYAAERGHKTSRYAHSHERADYRMEILSTDGAGYNFAALHDGQELARVQMQVPGLHNALNALGALAVAHKLGLNMGEAALALADFRGTSRRFEVRGDVAGVTVVDDYAHHPSEIRTTLAAARARYAGRRILAVWQPHTYSRTQTLAADYASAFGDADRVLVLDVYAAREQRPADFSLEKLVAQIPRAAFTPTFAQTQQALLAELTAGDVLVVMSAGDAIQLSADVFAGLQDKESKHA, encoded by the coding sequence ATGAGCCAGAGCACGCACTTCATCGGGATCGGCGGCACCGGCTTGTCTGCCATTGCGCGCGTGCTGCTTGAGCGTGGCGAGCACATCAGCGGCTCTGACCGCGAGGCTTCGCCGCTGGGTGAGCTGCTCAGCCAGGCGGGCGTCAAGGTCAGCATCGGCCACGCCGCCGCCAACATCAACGGCGCAACCCGCGTAGTGCGCTCTTCCGCCGTGGGCGAGGACAACGTCGAAGTGCAGGCCGCCCGTGCCAAAGGCATTCCCGTCTACAAGCGCTCCGAGTTCCTGGAGCATTTACTGGCTGATCAGCAGGTGATCGCCGTGGCGGGCTCGCACGGCAAGACCACCACCACCGCCATGCTGGCCTGGCTGCTCACCGCCCTCAATCAGCGGCCCGGCTACATCATCGGCAGCCTGGCCGCCAATCTCGGCGCCAATGCCGCCGCCGGCGGTGGGCGGCTGTTCGTGATCGAGGCCGATGAATACGACTACATGTTCCTCGGCCTGCGCCCGCGCTATGCGCTGGTGACCAATGTCGAGCACGACCATCCGGATATGTTTGCCACTCCTGCGGATTTCCAGGCCGCCTTTGAGCGCTTTGTTGACCGCCTGCAGCCCGACGGCGAGCTGATCGCCTGCGCCGACGATGCAGGCGCAGCTGCCTTGCTGGCCTACGCCGCCGAGCGCGGCCACAAAACCAGCCGCTATGCGCATAGCCACGAAAGGGCGGACTATCGTATGGAAATACTTTCCACCGATGGGGCTGGCTACAACTTTGCAGCCCTGCATGACGGGCAGGAGCTGGCCCGCGTGCAGATGCAGGTGCCTGGCCTGCACAACGCCCTCAACGCGCTCGGCGCGCTGGCCGTAGCCCACAAGCTCGGCCTCAACATGGGCGAGGCTGCCCTGGCCCTGGCTGATTTCCGCGGCACCAGCCGCCGCTTTGAAGTGCGCGGTGATGTGGCTGGCGTCACCGTCGTAGATGACTATGCCCACCATCCCAGCGAGATCCGCACCACGCTGGCCGCCGCCCGCGCCCGCTACGCTGGCCGCCGCATCCTGGCCGTGTGGCAGCCGCACACCTATAGCCGCACGCAGACCTTGGCTGCCGACTACGCCAGCGCCTTCGGCGACGCTGACCGCGTGCTGGTGCTTGACGTATACGCCGCCCGTGAGCAGCGCCCGGCCGATTTTTCGCTGGAGAAGCTCGTAGCACAAATCCCCCGCGCCGCGTTCACTCCCACGTTTGCGCAGACCCAGCAAGCCTTGCTGGCTGAGTTGACTGCCGGCGATGTGCTGGTGGTGATGAGCGCGGGTGACGCCATTCAACTGAGCGCCGATGTGTTCGCCGGCTTGCAAGACAAGGAGAGCAAACATGCTTGA
- a CDS encoding FtsQ-type POTRA domain-containing protein produces the protein MATGESSLTRAEQVRARRLERREGKPIVNRLASSASKAARATRMPRMVARNAQTERRLQQLAERKERRPRYIKLAEAGAELRLPALPSVQVGWRVVSASLVGLCIFMLYSMFASGSFTVARVALQGAQRVDGNAINSALGISGQSVFAVEPKKLYTILRDQFPELERVSISVSLPGRVTVTVKEREPLIVWEQAGLTLWLDAAGVAFIPQGDAAGLIRVTALDAPPALASNSATQSHQLIRPEMVFAIQALDRIAPEDAPLIYNQELGFGWTDPGGWQAYFGQDGKDIDQRLAVYLKILDELRARRLSPTLISVAQLHAPYYRMDY, from the coding sequence ATGGCCACTGGTGAAAGCAGTCTGACCCGCGCTGAGCAAGTGCGCGCCCGCCGTCTGGAGCGCCGCGAGGGCAAGCCCATCGTCAACCGCCTGGCCAGCAGCGCCAGCAAGGCGGCCCGCGCGACGCGCATGCCGCGCATGGTGGCCCGCAACGCCCAGACGGAGCGCCGCCTGCAGCAGTTGGCCGAGCGCAAAGAACGCCGCCCACGCTACATCAAGCTGGCCGAAGCCGGCGCCGAACTGCGCCTGCCGGCTCTGCCCAGCGTGCAGGTGGGTTGGCGCGTGGTCTCCGCCTCGCTGGTGGGTCTGTGCATTTTCATGCTCTACAGTATGTTCGCATCGGGCAGCTTCACCGTAGCGCGGGTCGCCTTGCAGGGCGCCCAGCGCGTGGATGGCAATGCCATCAACAGCGCCCTCGGCATCAGCGGCCAGAGCGTCTTCGCCGTTGAGCCTAAAAAACTCTATACGATCCTGCGTGACCAGTTCCCTGAGCTGGAGCGCGTCTCGATCAGCGTTAGCCTGCCGGGCCGCGTCACTGTCACGGTTAAGGAGCGCGAGCCGCTCATCGTGTGGGAGCAGGCCGGGCTGACCCTATGGCTGGATGCCGCTGGCGTGGCCTTCATTCCGCAGGGCGATGCCGCCGGGCTCATCCGCGTGACCGCCCTGGATGCACCGCCTGCCCTGGCCAGCAACAGCGCCACACAGAGCCACCAGCTCATCCGGCCCGAGATGGTCTTTGCCATCCAGGCCCTGGACCGCATTGCACCGGAAGACGCGCCGCTCATCTATAACCAGGAGCTGGGCTTCGGTTGGACTGACCCCGGCGGCTGGCAGGCCTATTTCGGCCAGGACGGCAAGGATATTGACCAGCGCCTGGCGGTATATCTCAAGATTTTGGACGAATTGCGGGCGCGCCGCCTGTCGCCCACGCTGATCAGCGTGGCCCAACTGCACGCCCCGTACTACAGGATGGACTACTAA
- a CDS encoding D-alanine--D-alanine ligase has protein sequence MAENKTHVAVIFGGRSGEHAVSLMSAKFVLQMLNPARYQVTQVGITRDGSWYAGDGVLAALEAEDISGLNAATLLADPTRTGIKAITAAQGGELLTTLADVDVVFPVLHGTYGEDGTLQGLLEMAGVAYVGAGVLGSSVGMDKALFADVMKANNIPVADSVLLLRSEIQDDTEAAIAKAEAVSKYPLFIKPANLGSSVGVSKANNRSDLMEALMYAAQYDRRTVVQRGYNAREIEVSVLGNDAPEASVCGEVVPEAEFYSYEAKYHDDRSKTYIPADIPAVTSARIRELAVKAYQACDLAGLARVDFFLDRDTGEVVLNEVNTLPGFTSISMYPQLWKASGMDGEALVDRLIELALERRAERAATVHEYRRGG, from the coding sequence ATGGCAGAGAACAAGACTCACGTTGCAGTTATTTTCGGCGGCCGCTCTGGCGAGCACGCCGTTTCGCTCATGTCAGCCAAGTTCGTGCTGCAGATGTTGAACCCTGCCCGCTACCAGGTCACCCAGGTCGGCATCACGCGTGACGGAAGTTGGTACGCCGGCGACGGCGTGCTGGCCGCGCTGGAAGCTGAGGACATCAGCGGCCTGAACGCCGCAACGCTGCTGGCTGACCCGACCCGCACGGGCATCAAGGCCATCACCGCTGCCCAGGGTGGTGAGCTACTCACGACGCTGGCGGATGTGGATGTGGTCTTCCCTGTGCTGCATGGCACCTATGGCGAAGACGGCACGCTGCAAGGTCTGCTGGAGATGGCCGGCGTCGCCTACGTTGGCGCCGGCGTGCTTGGCTCCTCCGTGGGTATGGACAAAGCCCTCTTCGCCGATGTGATGAAGGCCAACAACATCCCCGTCGCCGACAGTGTGCTGCTGCTGCGCAGCGAGATCCAGGATGACACCGAAGCCGCCATTGCCAAGGCTGAGGCGGTCAGCAAGTATCCCTTGTTCATCAAGCCGGCCAATCTCGGCTCTTCGGTGGGCGTCAGCAAAGCCAATAATCGCTCTGACCTGATGGAAGCGCTGATGTACGCCGCCCAGTATGACCGCCGCACTGTGGTACAGCGCGGCTACAACGCCCGCGAGATCGAGGTCAGCGTATTGGGCAACGACGCGCCCGAGGCTTCGGTATGCGGCGAGGTGGTGCCCGAGGCCGAGTTCTACAGCTACGAGGCCAAGTACCACGATGACCGCTCCAAGACCTATATCCCGGCTGATATTCCCGCCGTGACCAGTGCCCGCATCCGTGAGCTGGCCGTCAAGGCCTACCAGGCTTGCGATCTGGCGGGGTTGGCCCGCGTGGATTTCTTTCTCGACCGTGACACTGGTGAAGTTGTGCTGAACGAAGTCAATACTCTTCCGGGCTTCACCTCCATCAGCATGTATCCGCAATTGTGGAAGGCCAGCGGTATGGATGGGGAAGCCCTGGTGGACCGTTTGATCGAATTGGCGCTGGAGCGGCGCGCCGAGCGCGCCGCTACCGTGCACGAATACAGGAGAGGCGGCTAA
- a CDS encoding CvpA family protein, which produces MISFSALLWMLVVMFAIVGGTRGVKKEVLVTISIVAAVFAIVVIEQYFPFSGPDDLQFLVRGGIVTFCAVIGYQGQRIQQISDALIKSHWRNKIFGLVLGAANGYFLVTTLLFYLNKYNYPFPFVTPAGPELAQWLEYSIPVWLVGQWAYVAVLIGILLILLVFV; this is translated from the coding sequence GTGATCTCGTTCAGTGCGCTGTTGTGGATGCTCGTCGTCATGTTTGCCATTGTGGGCGGCACGCGCGGCGTCAAGAAGGAAGTGCTGGTCACGATCTCGATCGTGGCGGCCGTATTTGCGATCGTGGTGATCGAACAATATTTCCCGTTCTCCGGCCCGGATGACCTGCAATTCCTGGTGCGCGGCGGCATTGTCACTTTCTGCGCCGTGATCGGTTATCAAGGCCAGCGCATTCAGCAGATCTCAGATGCGCTCATAAAAAGCCACTGGCGCAACAAGATCTTCGGTTTGGTGCTGGGCGCCGCCAACGGCTATTTCCTGGTAACGACCTTGCTCTTTTATCTGAACAAGTACAACTATCCGTTTCCGTTCGTCACCCCCGCCGGCCCCGAGCTGGCCCAGTGGCTCGAGTACAGCATCCCGGTTTGGCTGGTGGGGCAGTGGGCCTATGTGGCTGTGTTGATCGGTATTTTGCTGATCTTGTTGGTGTTCGTATGA
- the ftsZ gene encoding cell division protein FtsZ translates to MANNNHTEALARIKVVGVGGGGCNAVNRMIEQGMPGIEFVAVNTDAQALQFSNAPTKVRIGNKLTKGMGSGGDPDTGRKSGEESAEELYEVLRGTDMVFVTAGIGGGTGTGAAPIVAQVAREVGALTIGVVTSPFEFEGKRRKQNAEAGIAQLKEHVDTLIVIPNDRLLQLVDKRAGLNDAFRVADDVLRQGVQGISELITVPGLINLDFADVRTIMSEGGAALMAVGEAEGENRAQLAAEAAINSQLLDITIDGARGILFNITGGPNMSLFEVNTAAAIVKETAHPDVNLIFGAVIDENMGDKVRITVIATGFDRKGMPRRMLRTQPGQPAQSHEGHIQAAPRQQESEMAANINPKDLDIPTFLRNRVGR, encoded by the coding sequence ATGGCAAACAACAACCACACTGAAGCACTGGCCCGCATCAAAGTTGTGGGCGTCGGCGGCGGCGGCTGCAATGCCGTCAACCGCATGATTGAGCAGGGCATGCCGGGCATTGAGTTCGTGGCGGTGAACACGGACGCGCAGGCCCTGCAATTCTCCAATGCGCCCACCAAGGTGCGCATTGGCAACAAGCTCACCAAGGGCATGGGCTCCGGCGGTGACCCTGACACCGGGCGCAAGTCCGGCGAAGAGTCTGCCGAAGAGCTGTATGAAGTATTGCGCGGCACCGATATGGTGTTCGTTACCGCCGGCATCGGTGGCGGCACTGGCACCGGCGCCGCGCCCATCGTGGCCCAGGTTGCGCGTGAAGTCGGCGCCCTCACCATTGGCGTGGTCACCAGCCCCTTTGAATTCGAAGGCAAGCGCCGCAAGCAGAACGCTGAAGCTGGCATTGCCCAGCTGAAAGAGCACGTAGACACCCTCATCGTCATCCCCAATGACCGCCTGCTCCAACTGGTGGACAAGCGCGCCGGGCTGAACGATGCCTTCCGCGTGGCCGACGACGTGCTGCGACAGGGTGTGCAAGGCATCTCTGAACTTATCACCGTGCCCGGTCTGATCAACCTTGACTTTGCCGATGTGCGCACTATCATGTCTGAGGGTGGGGCGGCGCTGATGGCCGTTGGCGAGGCCGAGGGCGAGAACCGCGCCCAACTGGCCGCCGAAGCCGCCATCAACAGCCAGCTGCTCGACATCACCATTGACGGGGCCCGTGGCATCCTGTTCAACATCACCGGCGGCCCCAACATGTCGCTGTTCGAGGTCAACACGGCCGCCGCCATCGTCAAGGAAACCGCCCACCCGGATGTGAACCTCATCTTCGGTGCGGTGATCGACGAGAACATGGGCGACAAGGTGCGCATCACCGTCATCGCCACCGGCTTTGACCGCAAGGGCATGCCGCGCCGCATGCTGCGCACGCAGCCCGGCCAGCCCGCCCAGAGCCACGAAGGCCACATCCAGGCTGCCCCTCGCCAGCAAGAGAGCGAAATGGCCGCCAACATCAACCCCAAAGACTTGGATATCCCCACCTTCCTGCGCAACCGCGTAGGTCGGTAG
- a CDS encoding zinc ribbon domain-containing protein, whose protein sequence is MVRKVKGYVELYWACPSCGNQNAGVHAYCMSCGSPQPPQVDFHQGSLSQLLTDAEKIRRAKAGADIHCGFCGTRNPSGAKNCSQCQADLAAGAKRGSGKVLGAFKPTVKGAYTPQECPSCGAHNAGNRRACGSCGGSLAPAPRPAKAPTKPQAAGKLGSRAFVIGGLVLLTLCAIVYFLFLRTSQIEATVIGAEWERSVVVEQFGPVELEAWADEVPSGATNLSCREQVRSTQAQPPNNATYREVCGTEYVVDTGSGSGEVVQDCMYEVYADYCSYTAEAWEAYDTVELRGVGLNPQWPQPALNFDQRLGEQEETYTCIFRSGGDTYSYQANSYSQFQRCVIGSHWLLEINTLGGVTSISPAN, encoded by the coding sequence ATGGTTCGCAAAGTTAAAGGCTACGTTGAACTCTACTGGGCTTGCCCAAGCTGTGGCAATCAGAATGCGGGGGTGCACGCCTACTGTATGTCGTGCGGCAGCCCGCAGCCGCCTCAGGTTGACTTCCACCAGGGTAGCCTCAGCCAGCTCCTTACCGATGCCGAAAAGATTCGCCGCGCCAAAGCCGGCGCGGACATCCATTGCGGGTTTTGCGGTACCCGCAATCCTTCCGGGGCCAAGAACTGTTCCCAGTGCCAGGCAGATCTTGCTGCCGGGGCCAAGCGTGGGTCTGGCAAGGTCCTGGGTGCCTTTAAGCCCACCGTCAAAGGCGCCTATACCCCGCAAGAGTGCCCAAGCTGCGGTGCGCACAATGCCGGCAATCGCCGCGCCTGTGGCAGCTGCGGCGGCAGCCTGGCGCCGGCTCCCCGGCCCGCCAAGGCGCCTACCAAGCCGCAGGCCGCTGGCAAGCTTGGGTCGCGAGCATTCGTCATCGGCGGGCTGGTGCTTCTGACGCTGTGCGCTATCGTGTACTTTCTCTTCCTGCGCACCAGTCAGATCGAAGCCACGGTTATCGGCGCCGAGTGGGAACGTTCAGTCGTGGTGGAGCAGTTCGGCCCGGTGGAGTTGGAAGCCTGGGCTGATGAAGTGCCTAGCGGCGCAACCAACCTGTCCTGTCGTGAGCAGGTCCGCAGCACACAGGCCCAGCCGCCCAACAACGCCACTTACCGTGAAGTGTGTGGCACCGAATACGTGGTGGATACAGGCAGCGGCTCTGGCGAGGTGGTGCAGGACTGCATGTACGAGGTGTATGCAGACTACTGCTCCTATACTGCCGAAGCCTGGGAAGCCTACGACACGGTTGAATTACGCGGCGTGGGCCTGAATCCGCAATGGCCGCAGCCCGCGCTCAACTTCGATCAGCGTCTGGGTGAGCAGGAGGAGACATACACCTGCATATTCCGTTCCGGTGGCGATACCTACAGCTACCAGGCCAATTCGTACAGCCAGTTCCAGCGTTGTGTGATCGGCAGTCACTGGCTGCTGGAGATCAACACCCTTGGGGGTGTTACGTCCATCAGTCCTGCCAATTGA
- the murB gene encoding UDP-N-acetylmuramate dehydrogenase: protein MSERTLPIAALQAAFGDRLRLDQPVGRLTSARIGGNADALVDVRSADELAQTAQALWQLELPFVIMGGGSNMLVSDAGIRQVVVLNQANKVEFHAEAVWAESGAGLGSLARQAARKGLGGLEWAAGVPGTLGGAVAGNAGAHGGDMAGCLQLATILHREKGRQDWTPADLGFAYRESWLKRNPGQAIVLGAQLRLVQRPEAEIRAEMDTYQAYRRLTQPPGASMGSMFKNPPGESAGRLIEQAGLKGKRIGNAQISPLHGNFFLNLGEARAADVYALIQEARQTVLKTAGIELELEVQLVGEWPTQD from the coding sequence GTGAGCGAGCGTACACTCCCCATTGCCGCACTCCAAGCGGCCTTTGGTGACCGTCTCCGGCTGGACCAGCCGGTGGGGCGGCTTACCTCTGCGCGTATCGGCGGCAACGCCGATGCGCTGGTGGACGTGCGCTCGGCTGACGAGTTGGCCCAAACCGCCCAGGCTCTCTGGCAGCTGGAGTTGCCCTTCGTGATCATGGGCGGCGGCTCCAACATGCTGGTCAGCGATGCGGGCATCCGCCAGGTGGTGGTGCTCAACCAGGCCAACAAGGTGGAGTTCCACGCCGAAGCCGTCTGGGCTGAATCCGGCGCAGGCCTCGGCTCGCTGGCCCGCCAGGCGGCCCGCAAGGGCCTGGGCGGACTGGAGTGGGCCGCCGGCGTGCCTGGCACGCTGGGCGGCGCAGTGGCCGGCAACGCCGGCGCCCACGGCGGCGACATGGCCGGCTGCTTGCAGCTGGCAACAATCTTGCATCGTGAGAAGGGCCGCCAGGACTGGACCCCGGCGGATTTGGGCTTTGCCTACCGCGAGAGTTGGCTGAAGCGCAATCCCGGCCAGGCTATCGTTCTCGGCGCCCAGCTGCGCCTGGTCCAGCGACCCGAAGCTGAAATTCGGGCCGAGATGGACACCTACCAGGCCTACCGCCGGCTGACCCAGCCGCCGGGCGCCAGCATGGGCTCCATGTTCAAGAACCCGCCGGGCGAAAGCGCCGGGCGGCTAATCGAGCAAGCCGGGTTGAAGGGCAAGCGCATTGGCAACGCCCAGATCAGCCCACTGCATGGCAACTTCTTCCTCAATCTGGGGGAGGCGCGTGCAGCCGATGTATACGCACTTATTCAGGAAGCACGCCAGACGGTTCTCAAGACCGCCGGCATCGAGTTGGAGTTGGAAGTGCAGTTAGTGGGCGAGTGGCCCACGCAGGACTGA
- a CDS encoding UDP-N-acetylglucosamine--N-acetylmuramyl-(pentapeptide) pyrophosphoryl-undecaprenol N-acetylglucosamine transferase, translating into MRLLVAAGASGGGVYPALAALQELGATDLELLWVGGQGGMEEQLVTRAGLTFTTLPAAGLHGVGLAQLPRNLWQLLRGWLAARRILARFKPDALFFTGGFVAAPIAMAGRRVPTLAFVPDARPGFTLRFIARFADVIATVASEVGQYFDRPARVQVTGYPVRAELAAWAQPARRTEALRHFGLSADVPVLLIFGGSKGAQNINRAAVAALPDLLQDMQVIHISGEANWDEVNDAQAQLPPAQAARYRAFPYLHEDMGAAFAAADLAVCRAGASTFGELPLFQLPAVLVPIPFKQHIQHDNAALLSQRGAAMVLPDERMGAELAATVRGLLADKPRLADMRSAMAALAMPDAAARLAGLLRQLGAGREAQA; encoded by the coding sequence ATGCGACTACTCGTGGCCGCCGGGGCGAGCGGGGGTGGGGTCTATCCCGCGCTCGCCGCGCTTCAAGAATTGGGCGCAACTGACCTTGAGCTGCTGTGGGTGGGCGGCCAAGGCGGCATGGAGGAGCAGCTGGTGACTCGCGCCGGGCTGACCTTCACCACGCTGCCCGCCGCCGGCCTGCATGGCGTGGGTCTTGCCCAGCTGCCGCGCAACCTGTGGCAGTTGCTACGCGGCTGGCTGGCGGCTCGCCGCATCCTGGCGCGCTTTAAGCCCGATGCGCTCTTCTTTACCGGCGGCTTCGTCGCCGCGCCCATCGCCATGGCTGGCCGCCGCGTACCCACGCTGGCCTTCGTGCCGGATGCGCGCCCAGGTTTCACCCTGCGCTTTATTGCCCGCTTCGCCGATGTGATCGCCACCGTGGCCAGCGAGGTGGGCCAATACTTTGACCGCCCGGCCCGCGTGCAGGTCACCGGTTACCCGGTGCGCGCCGAGCTGGCCGCCTGGGCGCAGCCCGCCCGCCGCACCGAGGCGCTGCGCCACTTCGGCTTGAGCGCGGACGTGCCTGTGCTGCTGATCTTTGGCGGCAGCAAGGGCGCACAAAACATTAACCGCGCTGCGGTGGCGGCATTGCCGGACTTATTGCAAGATATGCAAGTGATCCATATCAGTGGCGAAGCCAACTGGGACGAAGTCAACGACGCCCAGGCGCAGTTGCCGCCCGCCCAGGCGGCCCGCTATCGTGCGTTCCCGTATTTGCACGAGGACATGGGCGCGGCCTTCGCCGCGGCGGACCTGGCCGTGTGCCGCGCCGGCGCCTCCACCTTTGGCGAGCTGCCGCTGTTCCAGCTGCCGGCTGTGCTCGTGCCGATCCCGTTCAAGCAGCACATCCAGCACGACAACGCCGCCTTGCTATCGCAACGCGGCGCAGCTATGGTGCTGCCCGATGAGCGCATGGGCGCCGAGCTGGCCGCCACTGTGCGCGGCCTGCTGGCCGACAAGCCGCGCCTGGCCGACATGCGCAGCGCCATGGCCGCCTTGGCCATGCCGGATGCGGCCGCCCGCCTGGCCGGCCTGCTGCGCCAGTTGGGCGCAGGGCGGGAGGCCCAGGCGTGA
- the ftsA gene encoding cell division protein FtsA, whose amino-acid sequence MAAPIVVGIDIGTTKICTIVARVEQDGRVRVLGVGVEPSQGVRKGTVVDINAATRAIGHSIDKAERSSGLEIASALVSLAGAHVTSTNNIGAVGIANRVISHDDVARALEVARAVAIPHNREVIHVIQRGFIVDGQDGIAIPVGMHGFRLEAQVHIITAAASVVDNLRQCVAESNVGVSQFVLNPLASAEAVLTPTEREMGVVVCDIGGGTTDMAIFVEGDVQHTSVLGVGGNHVTSDIAHGLRLPFSQAEEIKLRYGHALPAEIDPAETFAVKAVGAAEAIDINRHEMSEIIEARMEEVFTLLQEEIGRTGYGELLPAGVVLTGGSSAIKGLPELASRVLRMPVRIGQPEKLTGIVDKLQSPAYATSVGLLKWAVLMNEVSPITASQNGHGPDKGVDWKDLIRRFLP is encoded by the coding sequence ATGGCCGCACCAATTGTCGTAGGCATTGATATCGGCACCACCAAGATCTGCACCATCGTCGCCCGCGTGGAGCAAGACGGCCGCGTGCGCGTGCTGGGGGTAGGGGTGGAGCCTTCGCAGGGTGTGCGCAAGGGCACGGTGGTGGATATCAATGCCGCTACCCGCGCCATCGGCCACTCGATCGACAAGGCCGAGCGCAGCTCCGGGCTGGAGATCGCATCGGCCCTGGTCAGCCTGGCTGGCGCGCACGTCACTTCCACCAACAACATCGGTGCGGTCGGCATCGCCAACCGCGTCATCAGCCACGACGATGTGGCCCGCGCTCTGGAAGTAGCCCGCGCCGTTGCCATCCCGCACAACCGCGAGGTCATCCACGTCATCCAGCGCGGTTTCATCGTTGACGGGCAGGATGGCATTGCCATCCCGGTCGGCATGCACGGCTTCCGCCTCGAGGCCCAGGTGCACATCATCACCGCCGCCGCTTCGGTGGTGGACAACCTGCGCCAGTGCGTCGCCGAATCCAACGTTGGTGTGAGCCAGTTCGTGCTCAACCCGCTCGCCTCGGCCGAGGCGGTGCTCACCCCCACCGAGCGTGAGATGGGCGTGGTGGTGTGTGACATCGGCGGCGGTACGACCGACATGGCCATCTTCGTCGAAGGCGATGTGCAGCACACCAGCGTGCTGGGGGTTGGTGGCAACCACGTCACCTCTGACATTGCGCATGGCCTGCGTTTGCCCTTCTCGCAAGCCGAAGAGATCAAGCTGCGCTACGGCCACGCGCTGCCGGCCGAGATCGACCCGGCCGAGACCTTCGCGGTCAAGGCCGTCGGCGCAGCCGAAGCGATCGACATTAACCGCCATGAGATGAGCGAGATCATTGAAGCCCGCATGGAAGAGGTCTTCACCCTTTTGCAGGAAGAGATCGGCCGCACCGGTTATGGCGAACTGTTGCCCGCCGGCGTGGTGCTCACCGGTGGCAGCAGCGCCATCAAGGGCCTACCGGAGCTTGCCAGCCGCGTGCTGCGCATGCCCGTGCGCATCGGCCAGCCGGAGAAGCTGACCGGTATTGTAGACAAGCTGCAATCGCCCGCTTACGCCACCAGCGTAGGCTTGCTGAAGTGGGCAGTCTTGATGAATGAGGTCAGCCCTATCACGGCTTCACAGAATGGGCACGGCCCTGATAAGGGCGTTGACTGGAAGGATCTGATTCGCCGTTTCCTGCCTTGA